ATTTACTGTCTTTGACATTGAAAAAACAGTCAATGGAATAAATGATATTGCTATTAAAATAACGATGATAATAACATCGAACGGCTTCATTATTTTCATGACATTGCGCATATTAAAAACCCTCTCTATAATAAGCGTTTACACACATTTCTATATACGCTTATTATACCACTTTTGTTTATAATATAGGTGGCATTTCTAGATTTATGATAAAATGTATCTATTCTTCAAAATGGTTAGGTGATGCATATGCAAAATATTATTGATTTTTTACAGAACTATTTTATCGTTGGTCAACTGGTTATCGTTGCTTCCGTATTGGCATTAATATTATTCACACGTCTACTTATCTTGTGGATAGCAACAAAAAAAGGGACAGACTATCCAGAGCGTAACCAAGCGATTCGCTATTTTTTAAACTGGATTACTTTTTATTGTATTCTTTTGTTTCTATTCTTTTATTTCGGTGAAACCAGTTGGATGTTAAAATCATTCTATCAATTAGGATCAACTAACATTACGTTATCTTTATTCTTAATAATATTCTTAATTTTATCGTTTGCTTACCAGATTTCAAAAGTGTTAACTAGTTTATTCATGCCACGTATTTACGATCGTTATCAACTTGACCGAGGTATTCAATTTACTTTTAATCGTGTTTCTCACTACATGATTATGATTATTGCTGTTATGATCAGCATTTCTACAGTTGGCATCAACCTTAGTGCATTAACTGTTTTCGCAAGTGTTTTAGGTGTTGGTATTGGTTTTGGACTTCAAAATATTACATCTAATTTCATTTCAGGTATTATTTTATTATTTGAACGTCCAATTAAAGTTGGGGATCGTGTCATTGTAAATGACATTATTGGTGATATTGAACAAATCAACATGCGTGCTACCATTATTAAATCAATTGATAACGAGCATATTATTGTTCCTAACTCTTATTTCTTAGAAGAACATGTTATTAATCGCTCTTATAGCGATCCAACGATGCGTCTTGTGATTCCAATTGGTGTTGCTTATGGATCTGATCCAGAACTAGTCCGTGATTTACTCATCCAAGTGGCAAATGATGAATCATCTTCAACAGAATCTGTCTTATTAGATCCTTTACCTTTTGTTTATTTTACTGGATTTGGTGACTCATCATTAGATTTTGAATTATTCATTTGGATTTCTAATCCAAATGACATTGTCCGGGTCAAAACAAATGTTAATTTTCGGATCCATCATATACTAAAAGCACACCAAATCGAAATCCCGTTTCCACAACGAGATTTACACTTACGTTCAGTTGATTCAACCATTTATGAAAAATGGCATCAATAATCTCTCGTTAAAAGAACCGATATCAATTGATATCGGTTCTTTTAACGAGTACAATTATTAACGTCAATGGTTCCTTCTCGCAAAATCAACAAAACGAAAGCGATCTGGTCGATGACGTGATTCTGTATATTGAAATAAACTTGCATCATCTAAATAAACATAATTTTTAATCACAACAATATTATGAAAACCATCCAAATCAAGCAATTCACGATCTTCTCCAGTCGGCTCATCAACTGTTATTTCCTTTTTAGCAAAACTAATCGTCAAACCCACTTCCCCTTCTAGATAAGAATAGATGGAATCCTCACATATTTCCTTTGATAAGTGCGGAACATACTTTTCATTAAAATAATCCTTATCTAAAATCACCTTATCACCAGCAAGGTCTCTAACTCGTATCACTTGCCAAGCCTGATCTTTATTTGATACGTGTAGCTGTTTTTTTAAATATTCATTAGGCGTTGATAGTGATACATCATGAACGATTGTTTTCACTTTATTATCCATCTTGTTAGTCAACTCTTTAAAACTAACTAATCCAGAGACAGGAAAATCATATTTATTCCTCGGAATTACTAAGGAGCCTTTTCCTCTTACTTTTTGAATGTAGCCGTTTTGTGATAATAGATTGAGCGCTTTTCGAATTGTTTCTCGGGATGTTTCATATTGTTCTTTTAATTCATGCTCCGATGGTAACAACTGGTCATCTTGCCATGTACCATTATCGATCTGCGTTACAATTTCATTATAAATCACTAAATATTTATTCGTCATACTACCTACGTCCTTATCTGCCTACATATTTAAATAATATACAATGGACTCATATGGACGAAGTTTTCCAGATCGAAAATCCGTTGAAGAATCGCGATAATTTGAAAGCAAAATGGTAGACTCCATTATATCCAGTTCTAAATTACCCGTTAATTCGAAGTCAGATTCTTCTCCATAAAAATTATTAAGCACTAATAATTTTTCATTTCCATTATTACGTATATAAGCAAAAATAGCATGATGGTCATCTAAAATCAACTGATAATCACCTTCAACAATGATATCATATTCTTTTCGAAGCTGAATGAGCTTTTGGTAATGATAAAAGATAGAATCTTGATCCTCAAGTGCCGCTTCTGCATTGATGGTGGAATAGTTATCCGCTACATTAATCCAAGGAACATCTGCAGTAAAGCCAGCATACGGCTTATCATTCCATTGTACAGGCGTCCTTGAATTATCACGTGACTTTTGTTTGAGAATAGCAATAATCTCTGAGTCTTTAAAACCTTCTTCTTTCTTCATTTTATACATGTTTAGCGATTCGACATCTCGATAATCTTCTATTCGGTCAAACGCCGGATTCGTCATACCAAATTCCTCACCTTGATATATATAAGGTGTACCTTGCATCATATGGATTGTTGTAGCTAGCATTTTGGCTGATTCTTTGTGATACATTACATCATCTCCAAAACGCGAGACAACTCGTGGCTGGTCATGATTACACCAAAACAGCGCATTCCATCCACCACCTTGATGCATCTTTGTCTGCCACTCAGAAAGAATTTGTTTCAGTTTCTGAAAATCAAATCGTGCATTTGTCCATTTCTTACCATTAGGATAATCCACTTTTAGATGATGAAAGTTAAAAGTCATATCTAGTTCTTGACGTTCAGGGTTGGTATATTTAATACAATTATCTATCGAAGTTGATGACATTTCTCCAACTGTCATTATGTTATATTCCGAAAAAACTTGTGCATTCATTTCCTGTAAATAGTCATGAATCTTAGGTCCATCCGTATAAAACTTTCTACCATCACCAGGCGCAACCGAGCCGTCATCATTAGGAAATGCTTGATTCTTTGAAATTAAATTAATAACATCTAACCGGAAGCCGTCCACACCTTTTTCTAACCAAAAATCCATCATTTGATAGATTGTATCGCGGACTATTTCATTTTCCCAATTCAGATCAGCTTGTGTTTTATCGAATAAGTGCAAAAAATATTGACCCGTTGTTGTATCATATTCCCATGCCGGCCCACCAAATTTAGATTGCCAGTTTGTTGGCTCTTTACTATTTATTCCATCTTTCCAAATATAAAAGTCTCGATATGGATTATTTTTTGAGGAAGCTGCTTGTTTAAACCATTGATGTTCTGTAGAAGTATGGTTGACCACAATATCCATAATAATCTTCATATCCCGCTTATGTGCTTCTTCTAATAACTGATCAAAGTCTTGCATTGTGCCATATTCTTTATAGATAGTATAGTAATCACTTATATCGTAGCCATTATCATTCTGTGGGGAGTCATAAATTGGAGTGAGCCACAGTACATCGACCCCTAATTTATATAAGTAATCTAGCTTCTCAATAATCCCTTGTAAATCACCTTTACCATTAGCTGTTGTGTCATTAAAACTCTTCGGATAAATTTGATAAACCACCGCTTTTTTCCACCATTGCGTCATTTTGTGCTCACCTTCTTTGATTTATAGATAGGACAGCATAGCAACTATACGTTCATAGTCGCTATGCTGTCTATTTATTATTTTTTCCCTAAGCGTTGAAATGCATTTTGACCCATTTTCATTTTTGAGAAAAGCATTGTTAAGAATAATGGGACTACAATTGCTACTGCCATTGCTACAAAAAACATTAGCCAATGTGCAGCTTGGATTGATAGAAAACCTGGTATACCACCAACACCAATCGAGTTTGCCATG
The nucleotide sequence above comes from Paraliobacillus zengyii. Encoded proteins:
- a CDS encoding mechanosensitive ion channel family protein, coding for MQNIIDFLQNYFIVGQLVIVASVLALILFTRLLILWIATKKGTDYPERNQAIRYFLNWITFYCILLFLFFYFGETSWMLKSFYQLGSTNITLSLFLIIFLILSFAYQISKVLTSLFMPRIYDRYQLDRGIQFTFNRVSHYMIMIIAVMISISTVGINLSALTVFASVLGVGIGFGLQNITSNFISGIILLFERPIKVGDRVIVNDIIGDIEQINMRATIIKSIDNEHIIVPNSYFLEEHVINRSYSDPTMRLVIPIGVAYGSDPELVRDLLIQVANDESSSTESVLLDPLPFVYFTGFGDSSLDFELFIWISNPNDIVRVKTNVNFRIHHILKAHQIEIPFPQRDLHLRSVDSTIYEKWHQ
- the treR gene encoding trehalose operon repressor, whose amino-acid sequence is MTNKYLVIYNEIVTQIDNGTWQDDQLLPSEHELKEQYETSRETIRKALNLLSQNGYIQKVRGKGSLVIPRNKYDFPVSGLVSFKELTNKMDNKVKTIVHDVSLSTPNEYLKKQLHVSNKDQAWQVIRVRDLAGDKVILDKDYFNEKYVPHLSKEICEDSIYSYLEGEVGLTISFAKKEITVDEPTGEDRELLDLDGFHNIVVIKNYVYLDDASLFQYTESRHRPDRFRFVDFARRNH
- the treC gene encoding alpha,alpha-phosphotrehalase, producing the protein MTQWWKKAVVYQIYPKSFNDTTANGKGDLQGIIEKLDYLYKLGVDVLWLTPIYDSPQNDNGYDISDYYTIYKEYGTMQDFDQLLEEAHKRDMKIIMDIVVNHTSTEHQWFKQAASSKNNPYRDFYIWKDGINSKEPTNWQSKFGGPAWEYDTTTGQYFLHLFDKTQADLNWENEIVRDTIYQMMDFWLEKGVDGFRLDVINLISKNQAFPNDDGSVAPGDGRKFYTDGPKIHDYLQEMNAQVFSEYNIMTVGEMSSTSIDNCIKYTNPERQELDMTFNFHHLKVDYPNGKKWTNARFDFQKLKQILSEWQTKMHQGGGWNALFWCNHDQPRVVSRFGDDVMYHKESAKMLATTIHMMQGTPYIYQGEEFGMTNPAFDRIEDYRDVESLNMYKMKKEEGFKDSEIIAILKQKSRDNSRTPVQWNDKPYAGFTADVPWINVADNYSTINAEAALEDQDSIFYHYQKLIQLRKEYDIIVEGDYQLILDDHHAIFAYIRNNGNEKLLVLNNFYGEESDFELTGNLELDIMESTILLSNYRDSSTDFRSGKLRPYESIVYYLNM